DNA from Desulfobulbaceae bacterium:
TGCCGCGCAGGTCAGGGGCGCACATTGCTGACAGGCAGGCTCCATAAAATTTTTCTGGTGGAAAAGTGATCGGTACTCGGAGAATGGTGCTGAATATTTTGTTTTCGCCTAATATCTTCCAGAACGAAGTGCTTTTGCGTAGCAAACTGACGGAGGTCTTGGGTGCAGCGAGGGTAAAAGGACCAAATTTTTTCGGTTTTTTTGATGACGAGATGAGTGCCGATGACAGCACCGGTTGGTAGTTTTTCGGGTTGCGGGTGAAGAAATCGAAGATGTTATGTTTGCCGGGATTGACCCCGGTTGCAAAGGTAGACCAAGCGACTGGGGATATGGATGGTGTCGTGGTCGCAAGCTTTTTGAAAGCGCCGGTTGTTGCCAATTGCGCAAGATTCGGGAGTCTCCCTTCGTCCATGAATTGTTGACAGAGTATGGGGTCAAGACCGTCAAAGCCGATGACAATAACCCTTCGTGCCTGGATATGTTTGGCGATGTGACGACGTCTGAAAAAGAGATAAGTGGTTCTGATTGGAAGAGTCAGGATGCTGAAAAATGCCAGGATAGCGGCAATGATTAGGATGAAAAATGAGGAAACTAAGGCGAATCCGGCGCCGGGCCCGATATAGGCTTGGGCGGTTACGGGTATCGCGATGAGGGCGAAGGTTAGGAGTAGTAGAGAAACACGACGCATGTTAATAAAGTAAATGCTAACAAGAAAAAGGTAAAGGGCTAAGACGCGGTAAAGTTGAATTGTCGGCGATGACTGGCAATATCTGTAAAATTGTACCGTTTGTTTGGTATCCGGTTTACGCCATATCTTTTGCCACCCGCATCATTGAAATGCCATATCAGGAGCGGTATCTCTTGTCTTGACATTATGAATACGATAGTCAAGTATGATTTATTTGCATAGTGGGTAAGCTGTGTGTGGCGATTCCGTCCAGGAGGGTTTTGGCGAGTAGAGCAAGTTCTTGAAAGGTGCAGGGAGCTTACTTTTTGTGGTTTGGTTTGCGGTAAGTGGTCTGTTCCCTTCGGCTCCGCTCAGGGAACGATATTTTGCTACCCGTTCCCTGAGCGGAGCCGAAGGGGATGGGGGAAAACCGACAACCTAAGCAGTTCCCGTATTTCTTGTGAGTCAGTCAAGTATCAAAAAAACATTTTTTGGAAAAAAATCATGCCACCTGCCATAACCAATATGCCGTTTATGACTGTCGTCTCCGGGTTGCCCCGCTCCGGTACTTCCATGATGATGAAGATGCTGGAGGCTGGTGGTTTGCCGATCTATCAGGACGGTATGCGCGTGGCTGATGCCGACAACCCTAAGGGATATTACGAGACCGAAAAAGTTAAGGATTTAGCTAAAGATGCCAGCTGGTTGGGCGAAGCATCTGGCAAGGCGATTAAAATCATCTCCTCACTGCTGTTCTATTTGCCGCCAGAATTGAATTATAAAGTTATCTTTATGCGCCGCAACATGACGGAAATTCTGGCCTCTCAAAAAAAGATGCTGGAGCGATCCTGTCAATCTTCTCCGGTTTCTGACGAGGTGATGGCGGCCAAATTTTCCATTCATCTTCGTAAGGTCTGGCAGTATATTGAACAAGGGGGAAGGGAGGTTCTTGCCGTTGAATACGCTGAGGTTGTCGCTGATCCGGGCACCGCGGTAACACGTATCAACACTTTTTTAGGTGGGGGTCTTGATCAGGATACAATGCGCCGGGTCGTGGATGGCGGGCTCTATCGGCAACGGAGCTGAAATCCCTTAGGGAATTGAAAATACTGCCATGCCGGTTGTGGGAGCGGCTTTAGCCGCGATATGATGTGTCGTCGTAGCTATCGCGGCTGAAGCCGCTCCTACCGATAAATGGTATTTTGGGAATTTCCAAGTCCCTTAGTAGTATCCAGTCACCGCCAACTGTCAACCGTCAACCGTCAACTGATAACCTGAGTAGTTCCTACTCTCAAACAATGATCAGAAATCATAATCTACCGAAAGATATTCTCCGCCGTATCGAAAAGTTAGGGCCATTTTTTGCTCAGGATGAGCGGGTCATTTTTGCGTATCTCTTTGGGGGGATAACAAAAGGTCATCCGGTAAAGCCTCTTTCCGATCTGGACCTTGGTGTGTATCTGCAAACGGAGGGGGAAATAGCGGAGGTCAAGCTTGATTTGCTTGGTAGTCTGGTGGATCTTCTTGGTACGGACGAATTAGATCTTGTCGTTCTTAATAACGCCCCGTTAAGTCTGGTGGGAAGAATACTGGCAACTCGTAGGGTGGTAGCAGATAAACAGCCATTTCTTCGGCATCTCTTCGAGTCCCGGATTATGCGGGAGTTTTTTGATTTTAAGCGCAAGGAGCAGGATATTCTTTACAGGAGGTTTGCGTAATGGTGGATATGGTCCTTGTCCTGCGGAAACTGGCCACGTTGGCGGAGTATTGTAAGCAGATTGCGGAGTTTTCTGGCTTTACTGTGGGCGAGTATCGTAGCGATTGGAAAACACAACGGATTGTCGAGCGAACTTTGCAGATGATGATCGAACTCTGTGCTGATATTGCTGGGCACCTCATTTCAGACCAAGCGCTGAGGACTCCGGAAACCTATGCCGATACTTTTCGTGTTTTGGGAGAGAGCGGTATTCTGACAGTAGAACAGACTGCGGTCATGGAAAAGATGGCGAAGTTCAGGAATGTTGTTGTTCATCAGTATGAGGCGGTTGATGCAGAGATTGTTGTTCTTATTTTGCGAAAGCATCTTGATGACTTCCAGTTTTTCAGCGAGGCTATTGTCCGACGTCTTGGCGTGAGGTGCTGACGTATCTTGAGGCTATAAGTGAGCTAACTTCGATTAATAATATATCTTTTTGCCATAGGGGAGGGGAGCAAATCCCGCCTCTGCCAATCGGGCGGTGAGGAGCGCCTCGTTTAGGATGTTCCGCACCTTGGTTCGAAACACCTCCCATGAATCTGCATTAAGCTCGAACCGGCTGTGCCATCTGGTGGTCAGCCACTCCACAAGCCACGCCTTATAGGCATCATTGATCGGGGCATCGTCTTTGAAAATTGGTGTGCCTGGGAATTCCTCCGTTAGAAAATCATTAAGATTCTCTCCCACCGAAACGAGATTGCCCATGGCATCAACTGCCGCTTTGGGAACCAGAAAGCAATTGGTGCAGACCCAGCGTGATACGTTATAATTGTAGGCGGTGTAGCGCTGGCCTGTGGTGTCGATCCTGCCGATGATGGCTGGTCTCTTCAGCGATTTTGTGAACAGGTCGCGACGTGCATAGTCCTTAAGAAAGGATTCTCCCGGAGTGAGAAACATGTCGTTGACAAAGAGGACAAGATCGCATGGTAATTGCAGGCGATTGATGGTCTCAATCCCCTTTTGCCAACCGGAGAATTCCCGGTAACGATTGTCCCCGGCCATTGTCCAGATTTTACCGGATTGGACGATTTCATCTCCATCCAGTTTATTGTTGATGCGAACAAAGGTAAACCGGCAACCGCGGACCTGTGTCAGGTATTGCTGAAGGGTGGTGAATACTTGATCCGAGCCACCAGCAATTCCCCGGTCGTACTCCACAAATAAAACAACGATGTTGAGGCGTTTTAAGAAAGGGAAGATGGAGCTGATGAGGCTAGGTGTCATTGGACTGGCAAACAGTTTTTCTTAATTGGTATAATTGAGGTAACAGTGATGGAATATCGGTTTGAATGATGCTCCATAAGGTGTCGTTGTCGATGCCAAGATATCCATGGATTAAGCGATTACGGGTTGCGATGATAAGCCGCCAAGGGATATGAGGGTTTTCCTGCCGTATCGTATCTGGGATATGAGTAGCGGCTTCACCTATCAGTTCAAGATTTCGTAGGGTCGCGTCATAGTTTAACCCACTCATCACAAATTTGGGTTGGTTGAGTCCGTCAAGATAGAAGCGCCATTCCCTGTTAAACATTAATAGCCTCTTGTTCAATGGATGGGCGTAATTCCGTTCGGAGAGCCTTTTCTGTGACCAAGTCTACCTGGCAGCCAAGCAGATCTTCGAGGTAAAATTGTACCCCAAAATAGCGATCTGACGTGGCAGGGCCATCAAAAGCAACTAGAATGTCTACATCACTGGCGCTGTCTGCGTTGTCACGGGTGGTTGACCCGAATAAAGCGAGCCGGACAATGCCAAAACGACGGGTAAGTTCATCCTTGTGTTGGGCAAGTAGTGGTAAGACTTGTGAGCGTTGCATGTAAACCTCCATTCACAGGTTGGTACCTTGTAACTCCTCAATTTTTGTAGGTTGGGTTAGGCCGCTAGGCCGTAACCCAACAACAGTGAGGCCTTTGAGTGTTGGGTTACGCTTCGCTAACCCAACCTACGGGAATTTGGATTAATTAATCAAGTTCGTAGGTCTGCTGCCAATTATCCGTCTCATGCCACTTGGGCTGGTCGGCCTTTTCGAACAGGGTGTTGCCGATGACCAGGTAGTCCATTTCAGTGCGCATGAAACACTGATAGGCATCTTCCGGGGTGCAGACAATGGGTTCTCCTCGGATATTGAAGCTGGTGTTGACCACGAGTCCGCAGCCGGTCAGGGTTTTAAACGCCTTAATCAGCTGCCAGTAGCGGGGGTTGGTCTCGCGGTGCACAGTCTGGATGCGGGCAGAGTAGTCGACATGGGTAATGGCTGGCAGGGTTGAGCGGAGATGGTAGAGTCGTTCATACATGGGTAGGGTGGTGTACCCGGAAGGAGGCGGTTTCCTGAGGCGCTCTCGTATTGGCGCCACCAGCAGCATGTAGGGAGAAGGACGATCAATCTCGAAGTACTCTGCCGCATCTTCTGCCAGTACGGAAGGGGCGAAAGGCCGGAATCCTTCACGGTATTTGATTTTGAGATTGAGACGCTTCTGCATCTCGGGATGTCTGGGATCACCTAAGATGCTTCGGCCTCCTAAGGCGCGCGGGCCCCACTCCATCCGGCCTTGGAACCAACCGATAATCTGACCGTCATCCAAGAGCTTGGCTACCTCGGTGGTCAATTCGTTAAAGTTCGCTATGTGTCGGCCAGGGGCTTGATATTTTCGGCACAGACGTTGGACTGCACGATCTGAGAATGCAGGCCCCAGGTAGCTTCCTTCCATCGCGTCGGCCCTGTGTTCTTTGATGGCCCGTGGCTGCTGCCCCCAGATATGGTGAGCGGCATAGGCGGCTCCTAGGGCGCCGCCAGCATCGCCTGCCGCCGGTTGAATCCAGATCTCATCGAATATCCCTTCCCGCAACAGCTTACCGTTGGCCACGCAATTAAGCGCCACACCTCCCGCCATGACCAGGTTGCGGCAGCCGGTAATTTCCCTCGTTGTTTTGGCTAGGAGCAAGACCATCTCTTCGGTTACCTGCTGGATGGCCAAGGCCAGATCCATGTATCCCTGTGACAAGTCGGACTCTGATTGCCGTTTTTTTAAGCCGAACAGCGTCTGCCATTTGTGGTCGTGGCACATCTTCAAGCCGGTGGCGAAATCGAAGTATTCCATGTTGAGGAGGATACTGCCATCGGCGCGCAGATCGACCAGATGGTCAAGGATCAATTGTTTGAATCGTGGTACTGCTTCACCATCCGGGTTGCCGTAGGGAGCCAGCCCCATGAGCTTATATTCCCCGCTGTTTACCTTGAATCCCAGGAAATAGGTGAATGCCGAGTAGAGGAGGCCAATGGAGTGGGGAAAGGGCAGTTCGCGGAGGATGGTGATGGTGGTGTCTTTGCCGTGGCCAATGGTGGTGGTTGCCCACTCCCCGACACCATCGATAGTAAGGATTGCGGCCTCGGTAAAGGGAGACGGATAGAAGGCCGAGGCGGCATGGGAGAGGTGGTGCTCGGGGAAGAGGAGCGGTGGTTTGCGGCTTAGGGGCTGATCAGCAATTTTTGAGAACTCGTCCCACAGTATCTTTTTGAGGAACAGTTTCTCCTTAATCCATAC
Protein-coding regions in this window:
- a CDS encoding sulfotransferase; this encodes MPPAITNMPFMTVVSGLPRSGTSMMMKMLEAGGLPIYQDGMRVADADNPKGYYETEKVKDLAKDASWLGEASGKAIKIISSLLFYLPPELNYKVIFMRRNMTEILASQKKMLERSCQSSPVSDEVMAAKFSIHLRKVWQYIEQGGREVLAVEYAEVVADPGTAVTRINTFLGGGLDQDTMRRVVDGGLYRQRS
- a CDS encoding nucleotidyltransferase domain-containing protein, which gives rise to MIRNHNLPKDILRRIEKLGPFFAQDERVIFAYLFGGITKGHPVKPLSDLDLGVYLQTEGEIAEVKLDLLGSLVDLLGTDELDLVVLNNAPLSLVGRILATRRVVADKQPFLRHLFESRIMREFFDFKRKEQDILYRRFA
- a CDS encoding DUF86 domain-containing protein: MVDMVLVLRKLATLAEYCKQIAEFSGFTVGEYRSDWKTQRIVERTLQMMIELCADIAGHLISDQALRTPETYADTFRVLGESGILTVEQTAVMEKMAKFRNVVVHQYEAVDAEIVVLILRKHLDDFQFFSEAIVRRLGVRC
- a CDS encoding DUF86 domain-containing protein; its protein translation is MFNREWRFYLDGLNQPKFVMSGLNYDATLRNLELIGEAATHIPDTIRQENPHIPWRLIIATRNRLIHGYLGIDNDTLWSIIQTDIPSLLPQLYQLRKTVCQSNDT
- a CDS encoding nucleotidyltransferase family protein, with the protein product MQRSQVLPLLAQHKDELTRRFGIVRLALFGSTTRDNADSASDVDILVAFDGPATSDRYFGVQFYLEDLLGCQVDLVTEKALRTELRPSIEQEAINV
- a CDS encoding carbamoyltransferase; this translates as MSRFILGISAYYHDSAAVLLQDGAIVAAAHEERFSRKKHDDRFPTHAVSYVLSEAGITVPDLTAIAFYDKPLLKFERLLETYHAFAPHGLKSFLAAMPVWIKEKLFLKKILWDEFSKIADQPLSRKPPLLFPEHHLSHAASAFYPSPFTEAAILTIDGVGEWATTTIGHGKDTTITILRELPFPHSIGLLYSAFTYFLGFKVNSGEYKLMGLAPYGNPDGEAVPRFKQLILDHLVDLRADGSILLNMEYFDFATGLKMCHDHKWQTLFGLKKRQSESDLSQGYMDLALAIQQVTEEMVLLLAKTTREITGCRNLVMAGGVALNCVANGKLLREGIFDEIWIQPAAGDAGGALGAAYAAHHIWGQQPRAIKEHRADAMEGSYLGPAFSDRAVQRLCRKYQAPGRHIANFNELTTEVAKLLDDGQIIGWFQGRMEWGPRALGGRSILGDPRHPEMQKRLNLKIKYREGFRPFAPSVLAEDAAEYFEIDRPSPYMLLVAPIRERLRKPPPSGYTTLPMYERLYHLRSTLPAITHVDYSARIQTVHRETNPRYWQLIKAFKTLTGCGLVVNTSFNIRGEPIVCTPEDAYQCFMRTEMDYLVIGNTLFEKADQPKWHETDNWQQTYELD